The region ATCGCCGATCCCCTGTTTGTCGATGCGGAATCGGGCGATTTCACGCTGCTTCCCGAGTCCCCCGCGCGGGCCCTGGGCTTCAAGCCCATCGATCTCAGCAAGGTGGGACTCTACGGCGAACCGGCCTGGGTGGACAAGCCCAAACAGATCCAGCGCCCCGCCTTCATGCCGCCCTTGTCCAAGCAGCCGAAGATTGAGTCGGTAACGAAGATTTGGGATGCGGGCGAGCACAACGCCTTCACGGATATTCTGCGTCACGGCGACTACTTCTACGAGACTCACCGCGAGGCCACGGGCCACGTGGGGGGCAACGGCAAGATTCGCATCATCCGTTCGACGGATGGCGCTACCTGGGAATCCTGCGGACTGATCGAGGAAGAAGGAATCGACCTGCGCGATCCCAAGCTCTGCATCACCCCCGACAAGCGGCTTATGGTCAATATGGGCGGTTCAGTGTATGACGGGACGACCTTGAAGGGGCGTCGCCCGCGCGTGGCCTTTTCCGCCGATGGCACCACCTGGAGCGCGCCGGAGAAAATCTGCGCCGAGGGCGACTGGCTCTGGCGCGTCACGTGGTACAAAGGTGTGGCTTACGGCGTCTCGTACAACAACACGGAAGGGATTGATACGCGTAATCGCTTCCGACTCTTTGTCAGCCCCGACGGGGTGAACTACAAGATACGCACGGTCTTCGACATCACGGGTCGGCCCAACGAGACCACGCTCCGCTTCATGCCGGACGGCACCATGGTGGCCCTCGTGCGTCGGGAAGAAGAAGACCAGGGCGGCTGGATCGGCACCAGCGCCGCGCCCTATACCGACTGGTCCTGGAGCAACACCGGCATGCGCCTCGGCGGGCCGAATTTCATCCGCCTGCCCGACGGCTCCCTGTGGGCCGGTACGCGGCAATATGGGAACGGCTCCAAGACCGTGCTCGCACAGATGACGAAGAAAAACCTGAAGCCCGTGCTCGAATTCCCCAGCGGCGGCGACACCAGCTACCCCGGCTTGCTGTGGCACGAGAATATGCTGTGGATGAGCTACTACGCCTCGCACGAGGGGAAGACGAGTATTTATCTGGCGAAGATCAAGTTTGAATGAGGGGAAGGGGACAGCCTCCGCCGGGCACGCGACTTAAACTTAACGTCGAGCCGTCAGGCCAGGTGGGGGCTGTAACCCCTGAAGAAACGTTCGGAGTGAGATCTCGATACCGCCCATTGCGATTCCTGATGGATTGCAGCCATGTTCCGGCGGCGCATCTTCGACCCTCGCTGCGCGTCCCGATTCCACGCTTGCGCGGCAGCGAACGCTTGGACTCGGGTGTCAGTCTCTGGGGACAACCTACGGCTGGCTCATCGCACGCGCCTACCCACCAGCCGGTTGCAGCCCCCGCCGTCATGCTCGGGTTCTGGTTGGAGATTTATTCCGCCGCGCATGATACCCACGCCCATGATCCACGCTTTGCAACAGCCCCCGCAATCCGCTAATCCTTGGATTCAAGCTCTAAGTGCAACATGCTGTATTTTTCGCTGGGAATAGAAGACTTCGTTTGGTGTTCGGTAACCTAACTTTTTTCTTGGTCTGTTGTTGAGGTAGTCCTCGATGACGTTTAATTGTTTCTGGGTGATGTTGTCGAAGCGGGTGTTCTTCGGTAGGAATCTTCGTATTAGCCCATTAGTATTTTCGTTTGTCCCCCGCTGGTAGGAGCTGTAGGGGGCGGCGAAGTAGATGTCGGCTCCGGTTTCCCGGGCTATGGTTTCGTGGGCCGCAAACTCGGTCCCGTTGTCAAAAGTAATCGTCCTTATCCATGATTTTGGCATATCCATAAAGGCATCGATGGCGGCTTCCGCAGTATGTTCGGCGTTCTTCGTATCGAGCTTTCGAATCATGGTGTTCAGGGTCGTTCGTTCGACGAGCGTGAGCAGGTAGCCTGACTGAGCGGCGCCTACAATGAGGTCGCCTTCCCAGTCGCCGTGGCGCTTGCGTTCGTCGACTTCGGGTGGGCGGTGTTCGATGCCTACGCGGTTTGGAAGGGCGGTTGCACGTCCGGTCTTTCCCTGCCCTCGCTTTCTGCGCCTGGGCCGGGCCTGGGGTAGGTCCTTGATGAGGCAGTGCATGCGTTCGTCCCCATAAATGGCCTGGTAAATCGCTTCGTGGCTGATTCGCATCCTGGGGGCCTCTGGAAAATCCAGCGGCAGGCGTCCGGCGATGGTTTCGGGGGTCCACCCGTCCGTGATGCGGTCGAAGACGTAAGACCGCAGTGGCGCGTAGTCGAGTTTCCGCGCGGGCCTGCACTCCTTGCGCCGCTCGTCGTAGCGCGCCTGAGCCCGCTGCGGGTCGTAGACTCCGTTGACGGAATTCCGTTTGATTTCCCGGCCAAGGCTGGACCGGTCGCGGCCAAGCTGGCGGGCGATGCGCGCTTTGGAATAGCCCGCTGCCAAATAGGCGCTTATTTCGCCGCGTTGAATTGATGTAAAATGAACGTAGGACATCGTGGTGCTCGCTTTCGGGTTTGGATTTCTAGCAGATGAAGAATACCGAAAGTCCAACACGATGTCCTCTTTTTTTTGCCTGCGCCCCCCCCCCCGAGACGGAGCGACGGCTTTTATGGGGCGCTCCACTACGCCCTTGCCCTTCGGGCAGTTCGCCTACGGCGAACACGGGCTACGTTCCGCGCCCCATAAAAGCCCCCAGGAGTACCTTGTTGCTCCCGGAGGGGCCATGTCCTAATTTCAGAAAGCCACGACCACACTGACCAACAGGGAAACGAGACTCTGTTGCACTTAGTTTATGAATCCAAGATCTCAAGCCCGAGGGTCTCTTGGTGGAATCTGGGTCTGGTCCTGGAGTAAGGGAAGGGATGGCGTGGCGACAATTCGAGATGAGACGGCTG is a window of Candidatus Hydrogenedentota bacterium DNA encoding:
- a CDS encoding IS30 family transposase, with translation MLDFRYSSSARNPNPKASTTMSYVHFTSIQRGEISAYLAAGYSKARIARQLGRDRSSLGREIKRNSVNGVYDPQRAQARYDERRKECRPARKLDYAPLRSYVFDRITDGWTPETIAGRLPLDFPEAPRMRISHEAIYQAIYGDERMHCLIKDLPQARPRRRKRGQGKTGRATALPNRVGIEHRPPEVDERKRHGDWEGDLIVGAAQSGYLLTLVERTTLNTMIRKLDTKNAEHTAEAAIDAFMDMPKSWIRTITFDNGTEFAAHETIARETGADIYFAAPYSSYQRGTNENTNGLIRRFLPKNTRFDNITQKQLNVIEDYLNNRPRKKLGYRTPNEVFYSQRKIQHVALRA